One stretch of Daphnia pulicaria isolate SC F1-1A chromosome 6, SC_F0-13Bv2, whole genome shotgun sequence DNA includes these proteins:
- the LOC124344451 gene encoding intraflagellar transport protein 81 homolog — MTQQLVKFIVNELNQPPFNLNLTNITFNALHPPQLLQLLSDVLCEIESKTRVDINDEPVDALALRLLTSLQIFKFKPETEDPNEFREGLIAGRPETINPILNWLLQRREDLKKRAYLSRYLVKIDIAPEMRSDSDVIDLYEQYEFLIEEFKQRHKQFDTSQAVNDTVSDLRKDLQSMEDDREVLIRRIERTQRKVEGVANYNQLLSMAKKLRAEKEKSREFQTQKDDQKSYLSHLEARRQRLTHQLMDMRQSKVNASGQSLIQRAEDAIRVNQYMINEKLTKETQQITASIALMEKVLAAPNPTPADLQIVVQKSDELRSQIAQLTEKRALQNDPIEDGMALYRQQSLIMSRKKEACAERLNHVIQEMTALEAQLQAKKQQLGENSDALLTGEQFKAYVSDLRVKSNVYKQRRAELNDLKAEYGILSRTLEILRAQEGALSDSLDRIETQQGVRGFRETRDLLERISDEKANTDEEKGRTLEEMSNLVRLLNSKINDKKVALAPLLRELRPLRQTYQETLPEYEAKKKEYDAQVQLIEDTISSIVNVKSGLENEIVTLEERCRQLEANLTKNEKYLQRATDEMKLYVSGVQQQQTERGKSVRDQLQHKIAEQEKLNAQLRQDQKQLRDNLPHMEQQIKYWEKIEKVFRVKMLCMEKNKLQEGTVRRERGRETLVLQ; from the exons ATGACGCAGCAGCTAGTCAAATTCATTGTGAACGAACTAAACCAACCACCTTTCAATTTAAATCTAACTAACATCACTTTCAACGCCCTTCACCCTCCTCAGCTATTACAG CTATTAAGCGATGTCTTGTGCGAAATTGAATCGAAAACTCGGGTCGATATCAATGACGAGCCAGTCGATGCGTTGGCTTTGCGTTTACTGACCTCgttacaaattttcaaatttaaacctGAAACGGAAGATCC AAATGAATTCCGTGAAGGTTTGATCGCTGGTAGACCGGAAACCATCAATCCGATACTTAACTGGCTACTTCAGCGTAGGGAGGACCTGAAGAAAAGAGCTTACTTGTCACGCTACTTGGTCAAGATTGATATCGCGCCTGAAATGCGGTCAGACAGTGATGTTATTGATCTTTATGAACAG TACGAATTCCTGATTGAAGAGTTTAAACAGCGACACAAACAATTCGACACAAGCCAAGCTGTAAATGACACTGTATCCGATCTAAGAAAAGATCTCCAATCGATGGAAGATGACAGAGAAGTTTTGATCCGTCGAATTGAACGCACACAACGCAAA GTGGAGGGTGTGGCGAATTATAACCAACTGCTTTCCATGGCGAAAAAGCTGCGAGCCGAGAAAGAGAAGAGCCGCGAGTTTCAAACGCAGAAAGACGATCAAAAGAGTTACCTCAGCCATTTGGAAGCTCGTCGTCAACGTCTAACTCACCAACTGATGGACATGCGTCAAAGTAAAGTCAACGCAAGTGGGCAGAGTTTGATACAGCGTGCTGAAGACGCCATTCGAGTCAATCAATACATGATCAACGAAAAGCTAACTAAGGAAACCCAGCAAATAACAGCTAGTATAGCTTTGATGGAAAAAGTCTTAGCGGCGCCCAATCCAACTCCAGCGGATCTTCAAATTGTCGTCCAGAAG AGCGATGAACTTAGGAGTCAAATTGCTCAGCTAACGGAGAAAAGAGCCTTGCAGAACGATCCGATAGAAGACGGTATGGCACTTTACAGACAACAGTCACTTATCATGTCCCGGAAAAAAGAAGCCTGCGCTGAGAGATTAAATCACGTCATTCAGGAAATGACGGCACTGGAGGCCCAACTTCag gccaaaaaacaacaattgggTGAAAATTCCGACGCATTACTAACTGGTGAACAATTCAAGGCTTATGTTAGCGATTTGCGTGTTAAAAGTAACGTGTACAAACAGCGACGAGCCGAGTTGAACGACCTGAAAGCCGAATACGGCATTCTGAGCCGGACGCTGGAAATTCTCAGGGCTCAGGAAGGAGCACTGAGCGACAGTCTCGACCGTATCGAAACGCAACAAGGTGTCAGAGGATTCCGCGAAACGAGGGATCTTCTCGAGCGAATTTCGGATGAGAAGGCCAACACAGACGAAGAGAAAGGCCGTACTCTAGAAGAAATGTCTAACCTCGTCCGccttctgaattctaagatcAACGACAAGAAGGTCGCTCTCGCCCCGCTTCTCCGAG aaTTACGACCTCTAAGACAAACTTACCAAGAAACATTGCCCGAATACGAagctaagaaaaaagaatatgacGCACAGGTTCAGCTAATAGAGGATACCATCTCGTCGATAGTAAAC GTGAAAAGCGGATTGGAGAATGAGATCGTCACGCTAGAAGAACGATGCCGTCAGCTGGAAGCTAACCtaacgaaaaatgaaaaatacctACAGAGGGCCACCGACGAGATGAAACTGTACGTTAGCGGCGTTCAACAGCAACAGACTGAACGCGGGAAATCCGTTCGGGATCAACTTCAGCATAAAATTGCGGAACAGGAGAAGCTCAACGCTCAACTGCGTCAAGATCAGAAACAGCTTAGAGATAACCTTCCGCACATGGAGCAGCAGATCAAATACTgggagaaaatagaaaa GGTATTCCGAGTCAAAATGCTTTGcatggagaaaaataaattacaggAAGGAACAGTCCGGCGTGAACGGGGAAGAGAAACGTTGGTTCTACAATGA